The genomic segment TTTAAGGGAGGAGACTCAGATATGGGCACAGAAGAGCAAAAACAGAAAGGCGTCAACTGACAGTTTGAGATTGAGAATGCGAGACAAAACTTCAGTCAATTTATCCACGTATTAAATATTAATGAGGCATTATCCTGGTTGGCAGCTTTTTGCGACATAGCCAATTTTCTAATTTCCAGCAGCTCTGTTTTTGGGAAAGGCTTAAGGCTAGGTTACATTAAGATGCGGTTGTCCTGCATTACATTAAAACCGATTGCAGTGCGAGCGATATTATTGTACTTTGCGCAGATCCAGGAAATATATACAAGGAGTTATCATGTCAGCAACAGAAAAACATATATTAAAACATATCCAGCACCTGAAAATTCAATATACTGGTGAAAGCAAATCTTCCAGAAGACCTGTAAAACTTGAAAGAATCGGCTGCAAATTTGTTGTTGAAAATGCCGAACTGCTTGAATCCATCAGCATTTTACAAAAACCTACGCAGGGATCGTTTGATAACTCGTATCTTGATAACTCAGATTATGAAGTACGTATTGATTGCAAAGATTTATCAATGTCTAAAGCACTGACGGGAGCCATTGACCAAAAATACGTAACAAGCATTGATGGCAAGATAGTTGCTCTTACATTCAGTAGTTTAGAGAAGGTTAACGAGCTGATTCAATTTATCAAATCTCTGAATCCAGGTATTCTTTCATTAACGCCTGACGAAACGGCAAAAATGCGCTCAACCATATATAGCCTGTTCAATCAGCTTGATCTTTGCAATGCCGCCATGCTCTGTCTGCGCGCTGGCCATATGGATGACGCCATCCAATTGAATGACCTGATCTCCGTTGCATCCTATCGACTTACGTACCAGATTGCAAAAGCATTTGAAGAATCACACAGAACTGATGAAGCAATCAAGTATTATAAAGCTGTTCATCTTTCTGATAGTGAATATGCATCTGCACAAGATCGTTTGAGTAGACTGATGGTAGCAGACACCCCTGCAGCCAAAATAGAATGTTTCCAATACCTGCTGCGGGCTGGTGAAAATAGCATATCACGCCTTGATAAACCGCTTTTGCAAGAAATACTACAAAGTGTGCATGAAGAGGAACTTATATCGATTGTCTGCAATAAACATAATGATGTGGATGTGTTAATGCATCTTGCAGAGCAGTTCGACAGTCTTGCCGCATCGTCGATCGTTGATAGTTTATGCTCTACATTACATAGAGTATTGGGTGAAAGACCTTATTTACCATGCGTGGCCAGATATAACCTGTTATTGGCAAAACGCCTGGGGACGGCTGATGCGATAGCAAGTAATCCCGAACTGCAAGCCAGATTTTACAATCATTGTCTGGTTGCCAGCCTGGCTAGTAAAAAATTTCATGCCAATGAAATACTGATTGAACAAATGGAGAAGGATCTTGTTGCGCAACCTGTTACCTTGTTTTTGACCAATGTTTTGAAATTATCACAAGAAAATACAGCCATATTATATCATGCCGGCATGGCTTTGATTAAAAAGGGCCGCCCTCTCCTCGCGAGTTGCTTACTGCAGCACGTAGTACAAAGTGATAGTAAAGCCTTGTATACTCTGGCTGCCAATGAAAATATGGCATTATTAAGCATCACCCTTGCAAACAAATCAGATATGGATCGCATTAGCTCTTGCATCGATAAGTGTGTCAAGACGGGTAACAAGAAACTGCCTGAATCCATTGCAAAAGCAGGCGCTAACTTTGAGGAAAAAATAAGCTCGCCCAATGCAAGCTCATCCAGTTCAGACTCAGCTTATGAAAGCAGAATTCAAGCCCTGGAAAAACAGATACATGTATTGCAATCAAAAGTTGAAAGTCTGGAATTACAATTGGCCATGAAGCATAACAAGAGTGAGAGAACTCATCGTTCTTCCAAAACACACTCATCCGGCACTCATTCCATATTTTCTGACAAATCAAGCCGCTCTCACAGCTCGCGACACAGAAAGGAAAGAACAACACATAGCACGGATGAGGTACCCGGCAAACAAGCCGGAGAAGGACCAAACCAGGTTATGGGCTATTGAAAATTGATTCCACAGCGCCGTGATACCGCATTTTATGTGCGGTATCGGCGCCGTCAGGTTGTGTCTTTAGATAAACTGATCCAATTTGAGGTTCGCTCAGTGAGGGTAATCACTCTCAGGTTACATAGTCACGCATGCTTGCCGAAAACACAGTTTTTAACCTCGCTTGTCGGGAGGCCATTATCTCTATTTTGCTTTGGTTTGGAAATTCCGGGTCAGGTCAATTGACACATAATTTTATGATATGAAAAATTCAAAAAGACAATAAAGATCAATCGAGTCTGTCCCCATTGATTATACGGGCGCTCTACATGATAGCGTTGGGGTTGTCCGTTCCGATTTTTCTTGTTTATGCTTCTTTGTAAAGTTTTCATAGAAGGAATTAATCCACTCTTTTGACTGGGCGATAGCCGATTTAATATTGTGCTCTTCTTTCGCACAATCCTTGGTTAAAAAGAGTGTTTGCATTTTTGAGATAATATCAACAGGATCCTTTTGCCAAAATAATTCTACTGCTTTCCACATCATGATACCAAACTCCATGCTTCGAAATTTATCATTTAAAAACGTATAGTAATAGTCTTTCTCATACAGCTCTTTGTTAACGGCCTCCCTACAATAAGATCCTGTATGTAAATTATGAAGCATCATAACCGTTATATCATTGGGGCCAATATGATATAACAATGAATAGACAGTCATCGCCATTTCAGGTAAAGATGTTTTTTTCCTGTCAAACTCCGACACTGTTTTTTCTAGCAGATTAAGCATGTAAACTACCTGGTTATCCAAATTTTCAGATAATGTTACTGAACATTTAAATGATGTATTTAGGATGCTTCTTATAAAATCTGTGCCATAACTGTTTGGATTGAAGGTTGACCA from the Legionella geestiana genome contains:
- a CDS encoding tetratricopeptide repeat protein translates to MSATEKHILKHIQHLKIQYTGESKSSRRPVKLERIGCKFVVENAELLESISILQKPTQGSFDNSYLDNSDYEVRIDCKDLSMSKALTGAIDQKYVTSIDGKIVALTFSSLEKVNELIQFIKSLNPGILSLTPDETAKMRSTIYSLFNQLDLCNAAMLCLRAGHMDDAIQLNDLISVASYRLTYQIAKAFEESHRTDEAIKYYKAVHLSDSEYASAQDRLSRLMVADTPAAKIECFQYLLRAGENSISRLDKPLLQEILQSVHEEELISIVCNKHNDVDVLMHLAEQFDSLAASSIVDSLCSTLHRVLGERPYLPCVARYNLLLAKRLGTADAIASNPELQARFYNHCLVASLASKKFHANEILIEQMEKDLVAQPVTLFLTNVLKLSQENTAILYHAGMALIKKGRPLLASCLLQHVVQSDSKALYTLAANENMALLSITLANKSDMDRISSCIDKCVKTGNKKLPESIAKAGANFEEKISSPNASSSSSDSAYESRIQALEKQIHVLQSKVESLELQLAMKHNKSERTHRSSKTHSSGTHSIFSDKSSRSHSSRHRKERTTHSTDEVPGKQAGEGPNQVMGY